Genomic DNA from Amycolatopsis alba DSM 44262:
ACTGCAGGGGACCTACCAGCGGGTCGAAGAACGGGTCACCGAACACACCAGGATCATCGAGGCCCTGCGGGCCGGTGACGAAGAAACCGCGCTGTCGCTGCTGGAAGCCCATATGGAGGACGCGGTCCAGCGACTGGCCCCTGGAACCAGCCTGCGAGAGGGCGAAGCTCCCGCCGTGCCTTAGGGATTCAGCCACGGTGCCGCGCCCCCAGCACCGGCTGCCCGCCCGTGCCGCCGCGGAACTCCCTTTCCCACGGCCAATTGCCGTGCTCGTCCTCGTAAACCAGTTGCAGGGCGCGGAACTCTTCGCCGTACATGAGGACGGCGGTGACCAGGTGAGCCGACGGCGAACTGAGCGGGACGACCTCGAACGCGGGCCATCCCACCGCGGCGGGCAGCACCTCACCCGATTCAGGCGGCCCCGACCGGACCACTTGCTGGGCGAAATAGTTCAGCAGCTGACTGGATCTTCGCTCTCTGAGGCCGGTGACGACGAGTTCCGGCAGCCCTGCGTCGGTGAGCCCGACGGTGTACGCGAAGCTGGGTTGAGCGCCTCCGCTATCGACCGCCTGCACCATCCAGCCGTACTTCCGGATCAGCGGACGGACTTCCTCGATGAGGTAGTCGTTGCGGGTCTTCCCAGGGTTGTCGCAATGCCAGCACATCGGCACTCCTCCAGTAGTCGAATTCGATGATCGACACTGTGCACCGGGGCACCGACAAGAACTCACGGGCCAGGCACGCGGAGGCGATGACGGCGCCCTTTCATCGCGAGTTTTTCCCTTTCATCGCAACGTTTTACACTTTTCTCCGAAAAATTCGGGCAGGTCGTGACCGGGCGAACGCGCAGCCCGCATTTCCCGTCCACACCCAGAACGCCCATCTCGGCGTAAGTACGCGAAGGCCCCTTCCTTGCTCCTGATGCAAGGAAGGGGCCTTCACGCACTTACACGCCACCCCGAATTCATGAATGGACCGTTCATGACTTCGCGGGACTTGACAAGCCACTATGCGGATGGTTCAAGATAGAGCGGCGACCACCGCGGACCCGAGTTCGGCGGTGGTGGACTTCCCGCCGAGATCAGGGGTCTGCACGGCCCCCTCCCCGAGAACCTTTTCCACCGCAGCGTGAACATCTTGTGCCGCAACGGTTTCACCGAGATGGTCGAGCAGCATCGCCCCCGCCAGGATCTGCGCCACCGGATTCGCGATGCCCTGTCCGGCGATGTCGGGAGCGCTGCCGTGCACAGCCTCGAACATGGAAGGGAACTCACCTGTTGGATTGATGTTGCCCGAAGGCGCCATTCCGAGCCCGCCCGTCACGGCCGCCGCCAGGTCGCTCAGGATGTCGCCGAAGAGATTGGAACCGACCACGACGTCGAGCCGGTCCGGCGCCTGCACCATCCGCGCGGCGAGCGCGTCGACATGGCACTGTTCGGCGTGCACGTCCGGATACTCCGAAGAGATCTCGGCGAAGATCTCGTCCCAGAACGGCATCGAGTGAATGAGCCCGTTGGACTTGGTCGCCGAGCAGACCCGCCCCGTCCGCGTCTTCGCCAGTTCGAAGGCGTAGCGGATGATCCGCTCCACCCCGACCCGCGTGAACACGGATTCCTGTAAGACGAACTCGTTTCCCTGGCCACGATTGTGCCTGCCACCGATCTCCGAGTACTCGCCCTCGGAGTTCTCCCGGACGATCACCATCTCCAGTTCATCGGCACTCCTGCCCGACAGTGCCGATGTCGTCCCCGGCAGCAGCCGGACGGGCCGGAGGTTGACGTACTGCGTGAACGCGCGCCGCACCGGAATGAGGAGACCCCACAACGAAACATGATCCGGGACGCCGGGAAAGCCGACGGCACCCAGGAAGATCCCGTCGAACCGGGAAAGCTGCTCGATACCGTCGTCCGGCATCATCGAGCCGGTCTTGGTGTACCGCTCACAGCTCCAGTCGAACTCCTGCCAGGACAAGGAAAAGCCATGCGATGCCGCCGCGCGGTCGAGGACCTTGCGGGCCTCGACCGTCACGTCGACACCGATTCCGTCGCCGGGAATGCTGGCGATCCGATAAGAAGAGGTCACTGCTCGAGGTGTCACAGGGCCACCGCGATGTACTTGGTCTCGAGGAACTCGTCGATGCCGACGGTGCCGCCTTCACGGCCGAGCCCGGACTGCTTGATCCCGCCGAACGGCGCGGCCGGGTTCGACACCAGCCCTTGGTTGAGGCCGATCATGCCGACTTCCAGCCGTTCGGAAACCCGCAACGCCCGCTTGAGATCGGAGGTGTACACATAGGACACGAGACCGAACTCGGTGTCGTTCGCCGCCGCGATGGCCTCGTCCTCGCTGTCGAACGAAGTGATCGGGG
This window encodes:
- a CDS encoding DUF4262 domain-containing protein: MCWHCDNPGKTRNDYLIEEVRPLIRKYGWMVQAVDSGGAQPSFAYTVGLTDAGLPELVVTGLRERRSSQLLNYFAQQVVRSGPPESGEVLPAAVGWPAFEVVPLSSPSAHLVTAVLMYGEEFRALQLVYEDEHGNWPWEREFRGGTGGQPVLGARHRG
- a CDS encoding tartrate dehydrogenase — protein: MTSSYRIASIPGDGIGVDVTVEARKVLDRAAASHGFSLSWQEFDWSCERYTKTGSMMPDDGIEQLSRFDGIFLGAVGFPGVPDHVSLWGLLIPVRRAFTQYVNLRPVRLLPGTTSALSGRSADELEMVIVRENSEGEYSEIGGRHNRGQGNEFVLQESVFTRVGVERIIRYAFELAKTRTGRVCSATKSNGLIHSMPFWDEIFAEISSEYPDVHAEQCHVDALAARMVQAPDRLDVVVGSNLFGDILSDLAAAVTGGLGMAPSGNINPTGEFPSMFEAVHGSAPDIAGQGIANPVAQILAGAMLLDHLGETVAAQDVHAAVEKVLGEGAVQTPDLGGKSTTAELGSAVVAALS